The Plasmodium knowlesi strain H genome assembly, chromosome: 14 region CCCTTCACTCGGACGTAGTTGCATAAAAtttgaataatttaaaaGGAGATAAGAAGGTAAGCATACAATGTGTTATACATTTTGCGAAGATTAGAAGACTATATAATGAGCGTGTTGCTTCAGCATATGGCTAACACAGGTTTATCTCCCTTGTTCAATTCAAGCCGAGCATAAGATGGTTGAGCTCGCAACGTTAAGCCCATTAGGCCCTTCTGCGGAAGGGAAACTCCTCGCCTGAAacggtacatatatatatagcatgCCCCGCAgtggtgtaaaaaaaaaaaaaaaaaaaaaaaaaaaaagagtgaatAACACTTAATTACTAGTAATAACACGGTGTGggttaaatttaaaaaatcctGACCAAATGGATTGCGGAACAGCACaacgaaaagaaattaaaaataaaaaaaaataaaataatgctTCACAGAGTATCATATTTTTGTATGGCAACAAGTTTGAAGCTTCTGAGCCGTACATCCGAGTAAATAACCAAATGGTACCAGCTTTCTTGTATGCGTGAATACAGGGctacccatttttttttgataggAATAAGAGTGAACATTCAGAGTTTCtcgttttttacttcacccAGGGAGAGTCCCCTCTGTGCAGgtactttttatatatacgcattACGCCAGTGTAatgtcccattttttaagcgcaaaaaaaaaacgggacATTTGGATAGGCTAAAGCAGCAGTTGCAGAACGGGCTTATTTTGCAGCAGACGTGCGCCCGTGAGGTTGGGACACACGACGCATAGTAGCCTCTCCTAGGCACTGTGAAGTGTTGTCATGTGATGTCACTTTTAGGGAGAGAAGGTATCCCGTCATCTCCACTCATCTTCCGAAAAGGAAGCAAGAGTAGATGCACACGTGTGTATTAACCAATCACGATAAGGGATTCCGCACGTATGCTTATGTCTGCACATTTATTCGACTCCCCAGCGATTTcatttcctccccctccccaCACCGTAGACCAAACAAATGTTTAAGCATTACCAAAACgcagtgaagaaaattatgaattcCAAGTATGAAAATGGAAGCTTCGTGTCAACAGGCTCAGACAAAAACTGCGATGAGGAAAATTCAGCATTGCTACAGAACAAGGAGACGGCAGGAATGAACGAGAGGAAAtcaaaaaaatcaaacaaCGATAATAGGAAGTACAAATATTACGAAaacttttttaacaaaaagagaaataaaaaatggaattattttatgatattttttctggGAATATGTTTTGGCTTTGCCATTTGGCCATTCTTCATGACCATAATAAcgtataaattattttacaaAGACAATTTTAGCAGTTCTAATTTTAACACCAGCAACAGTTCAGCATCATTAAAACCCTATGGAAATGatagaagtaaaaaaggtgaaaatggaaaggtaTCCATAAAAGATCAATCCCAGAAAAATTCCTCTCCCCATTTTAGGCCTATCCGTTTTGAAGAAATAGCCGGAATTGATGAATCAAAGTTGGAACTTCTGGAAGTTGTTGACTTTATAAGGAATAGAGAAAAGTACCAAGAAATGGGTGCAAGAATGCCTAAGGGAGTTCTTCTGGTTGGTCCTCCAGGGTCAGGAAAAACCATGCTAGCTAGGGCAGTAGCCACAGAAGCAAATGttccatatatttatacatccGGCCCAGAATTTATTGAGATATATGTTGGCCAGGGGGCAAAAAGAATAAGACAGTTATTTGCACACGCAAGGTCAGTTGCTCCATCCATCGTTTTTATTGACGAAATTGACGCCATAGGAGGGAAGAGAAGTTCCGGTTCTGTGAATGGCGCTGGTCAGAGAGAACATGATCAAACGCTTAACCAGTTGTTAGTGGAAATGGATGGGTTCAGCAACACTGTCCATATTATGGTTATAGGTGCAACGAACCGAATTGATACACTGGATAGTGCCCTGCTCCGACCTGGGAGATTCGATCGAATCGTTTATGTCCCCCTACCTGATGttaatggaaggaaaaggatccTAGAAATTTATATcaagaaaattaaaagcgATTTAAAAGCAGAAGATATTGATAAAATAGCTAGATTGACTCCTGGGTTTTCAGGAGCTGACTTAGAAAATGTAGTAAATGAAGCAACTATCCTTGCAactagaaataaaaaaagtgtagtCTCCATTGGGGAGCTTTTCGAAGCTAGAGATAAAGTTTCCATGGGTCCAGAGAGAAAATCTCTAAGACAATCCGACCATCAGCGAAGAATTACTGCTTATCACGAAGCGGGACATGCAATCGTGGCGTACTTTCTTCAACCTAAAACGGATCCAATACATAAGGCTACGATTATCTCAAGAGGCAATGCCCTTGGGTACGTAGAACAAATACCAGTGGATGATAGGCACAACTATTTTAAAAGCCAAATGGAAGCAAAATTGGCCGTCTGTATGGGTGGAAGAACCGCAGAAGAAATCGTTTTCGGAAAATCTGAAACGAGTAGTGGTGCTTCTAGTGATATTTCTAGAGCTACCGAAATTGCTTACAAAATGGTAACCGAATGGGGAATGTCAGATAAGCTTGGCCCACTGAATTATAAGAAAAGAATGGGAGATGGATACTCATCAAACAGATTATCAGCTCAAACTATTTCCACTATTGAAGTGGAGGTGAAGGCTCTTgtggagaaagggaaaagcttATCCGAAGAAATACTCAGAAGGCATAGGAAGGAATTGGACAATTTAGCCTTTGCACTGCTCGATAAAGAAACCTTATCTGGagaggaaataaagaaaattattgaCCCACACAACACCAGGGATTACTCCGAAAAAATGCCTGTTCTAAGTAAGGGCACCAAATCGGATAGCACTTCAAGCGGAACAGAAGAtgacaaaagagaaaaaaattccacgCGCGGGGAAGGAAGCAGCACAAATGAAAAACCGTCGAGTCGAAGCGCAACAAATGATCGACATGGAGAAAAGCAAGTCGATGAAGGAACCCCTCGCGAAGAACTCAAAAGTTCTAGCAGGGACGATGTATTCAAGAGCGAGGACAAACGAAATGAACAAGAGAAGCATGGACATGCAACCTCTACAGACAATAGCAAAATCgaaattttaaggaaaaacgccaaaaatgtagtaaaaaagataaagaagaaatacgCCAAAGATCCCAATGTTAAGAATAAGAAAATTCTGAAAGTTGTGAATGAGCATAAACCGTACGACGCAGATAGGAAGGTGGAAGGGGACAATTCCCAAAGTAAAAACCACCCAAATGGATTAAATGGCTTAAATGGCCAAAATGGCCCAGTGGGAGAAGTGGATAAACGCAGCTACCCGAAGGGACTCTCGCCTCACGGCGACAATGACAACAACGtggtaaaaaatatgagCGAAGTGTTTAGCAAGGATTTTGCTTTCCCCTATGAACGAAATGGCGATAACGAAAATGccgattttttaaaagcgaAAGAAATGACCCTGAACAATTTCAAGGAAGCTGTAGACACCTCGCACATAATGAACGCAAGTGAAATGAGAAAATTCAACATTTTTGAGCACAACTTGAGTAAGCTCTTCCTCTTTGATATTTTTGGCAGCTAGGCCTCTGGGGCTATTTTTTTACGCCATTTTGCCCCGTTTATTCCAACCTCCCTctatttagtttttttttttttttttttttttttttttgtttcccccCTCTGTTTGCAACAAACgcaaacaatttttttaaaagcttAGCGTGCCCACATACTGCTCGACCCGCATGAGGTGCCCACTAAGTATTTGtcaataaaaagaaaaaaaggcatttaTACGTGAATATACAAATGCACCTGTACAGGAATGAATGGAGCCGTGTATACGAGAGTATGTCCCGGTGCCCCCTGTCTACACACATTGTGCCCTTACGGAGCAAAGTTACAGATATGTGTATGtcttattaattttttttttttttttttttttttatcccccaaCGAATTTTTAGTTTAATACAACTCTCATCAACTTTTGAGATTTTCTcaatttacaattttattgAAAGCTTCCTCGTTCTGATTCACCACAATGGTGAATtatgtgtattttatttttttttaaagctaTTGCTTAACAGATGAGCGGATGCACATGCGAAATGGGGGAATTTCTGCCAGTCTTCCACTGTTTCCACGACAATGTTGAAGAACCCAGCGGATACATAGTACTATGAATTTTGGGAGGATCCTCTGTCCAGTGTTCACATAAGGGTGCTAGTCAGAGAAAATGTGTTGGTAATTCACTAtgtttccgtttttttgTGTTGTACCTTTGGAGATGCTcacaaaatttggaaaatttccttttaccCTTTCCTCTTTAAACACGTGCTGTTGgtaagaagaagcaaaaaccCTCCCTAGCTACCTTCCCCATTATTTTGtaagttttcctttttactaaATATAAGAGTGTggaaaaagcagaaaaaaaaaaaataaataaataaaaaataaaataattcaatAATGCGTAACGTTTTGTCTTATtcggaaaagaaataaaattccccattttgtgaTATTCCGCGTGTGGCAAATAGACCGTACACTTAAATACTGCATTGGGTACTTTTCCTGTGTTCCCCCCTTTAGATTATCCCCCAACTGTTTTTTCACGTGTAAATTTGTTTAATCAGTTTTTATTGGCACAGTGAAGGGTACACACCCTTAAGGGGGCTATCCAAAGTAGattaagtatatacatatgacggtaaaagaaaaaaaaaacattaagcATAAAATTGCAAGGAATTGAAAGGGGGGCACATGTGAAGATATGCCCCATATGTGTGAACCGGAAAATGAACTTAAGAAAATGTATACTCCGTTATGGCTGAACATACCGTGATAGTCCTTCGCTTGGGCGCGTTGCAACTTTACGACATTAGTGCATATTTTTGGTGTAGAATAATTCCCCATTTGGTTCTACGGACAAAAGGGAGGCAGTTCCTCCAGCTAAAAAGGGTTGTCCTATTGGTAAAATTAAGCAAAAAGGATGAAGCATTCAACAGGGTTTACACTGTAAGCGCAGGAAATTAAAACAGGGAGTGTGAATCAGTGGGTAGGAAGGTTGAAAATGCTTTGAGTTGGAAGGAACAAAACAGTATTTGTAAATGGTTACAATAATTGCATACATGTGAGTAcataaaaccttctttatccATCATTATGGtatgttcaaaaaaaaaaaaaaaaaaaaaaaaaaaatacaattggGTCTTGTACCTTCCTGCAAATTTGACCTTCTTCACTTTGACAATTTTAGCATGTGTAAGGATGcattaaagggggaagaaaaaaaaaggaaaaaaaaaaaaaaaaacaattcgGAGAGGGGCATTTCCTCATAACGCAAGAATTTCtcaaattttccattttttttttttttttaaattataacgATATGTACTTACAAATAAAGcatgtatgaaaaaaaaaaaaaatggcaaaaaagcatttttaaaatgaatgtaAAATATGTTCATTAATTTTGATTCTCATTTGTGAGATAAAAAATGCTACATTTGGAAAGTGCAAAATCAGTGACTTTAGTCCATGTGCGCATGTTTATGTTCATGTGTTAAGCCCTACGCAAAATTTGCGCGGAAAATTGCTCCCCATAGTAGCGTGTACAAATGCACAGTAAGGTATGTACCTGTGAATATGCATATGCCAACGCTACTCACCTTAGGAATAATTTCCCCGCAAATTTACGAACTTTATGTCCGGcgaaaataatatttccGTTCTgactatttctttttaacagAAAAGTGCTGTCATTGTCAGTAAGAATGCAATGCCCTGAGGGAGACTGCCCCACAGGAGTTTGTACACATAACATATTATGTACCTTCCAATTACGTCATTTCTCCGCCTGAGTgtaaaagttaaaaattttaccgTTCGCGGGGAATACCTGTTCGAAGGTATATAAACCCAAGGTGTACATAATTCCGGTGATGTGTGTTCCGGCACGCCACGAATTTGAAAATTGTTTTTAAGTACGAGCACATACTGCCatgaacatatatgtatgtactcaCCTTCGCCCGCGCTTCCTGAAACGTTCGTAATTGTAGAACGCAGACGAGCATCTTGGGACGATAGCAGGGATGCAACAATTGGTTTGTTAAAAGGGtttgtacatgtgtatactatttttttttttttttttttttttttgctgttgCACACACGTGGGCATGCTTGGAACGCTTTGCCAAGTATGTGATTTGTACAAGTGACCAAGGCGCTCCactcttccccctctaatacgcatgtacatatCGGTACGATAGCGTGTACACATCAACACGCAGGTGCGATCCACGAGGGGATCTCTGCATGCCCGTAATAAAGGGCCTAGAGCGTGAGAACAAATGTACATTAGCCCCCACCCCCTAGTATAAATGCTCCTTTATTGAAGCCTTCTTCAGTTGTAAATTattaaagaggaaagaacaGGACGAACTCCTGCTCGAAGAATGGGCCAGACGGCATCATACGTTAGGAAATCGTGGCATACACAAATTCTGCTAGGAATAGCGTCCCAGTAACGACTGCCTTTACGGCAAGAGGAACCCGCGCTAAGAGCAGCGGTAGTAGCAGCCTCCCCCAAAATATGACGTCCACATTGCcctaaaaaatgagaaaaaaatggaacacaATAACATTGTAAACGAAGTTGTTAAGCTGAAAACGGAGCTGAAAAATGCCCTAGTAGAAAATGGAGAGCTAAAAAAGAGGCACCATGAAGACACGGAAAAGATGAATTTAGTTTCACTGAAAAATGCCAGCCTGCTGAGTGAGATAGCGGACGAGAAGAAAATGCTGCAATTGGAGTTCGATAACTACAAGGAGGAGTCACTCAAGGACATAAAGAGGCTACAGGAAGAGCTAGACAAAAACGTAATTATGTTAAATTGTTTGAAGGACGAAATTCTCTTCAAGGAAGAGGAACTGAAAAAGGCGGAAATAATTGAGAAGCTATACAAGGAGGAGAGCCAAATGAATCAAGAAAAAGATAGGAAGATTAAAGATTTAGAAAACATGCTAACACggagggaagaggaagagaaggatgCACGttcaaaggaagaacaaaacaatGATGGCCATGTGGAAATTGAGCAAAAGAACGaagaattgaaaattttaaataaaaaatatgaacaggtaaaaaaaacaaacaacgaaattgagaagaaaatatatttcctaaaggaggaagtagattattacaaaaataatgaaaatagTTTTATaatgcaaaatatttttaatgcgGAAAATAATTTAGACGATTCGACGTGCAAAAAGTATCTTTTGAAAATATCAGTCTTGTACAACGCTCTATACAAAATTGTCGTATATGATCAGAGGAGTCTATAcgaaaaagacaaattaaTTTACTCCCTAGAGAAGGAGAACACCcactttttgaaaaaattcattGCAGATGAAATGTACTGTCTTTACCTCAAAGACTGTATCAGTAAAATTAACTTGACGTACCAAATAGATCTCCacaaacaggaaaaaaaatatatgcttcTGAACTCAGAGTACGATGAGCTATACAATAAGTTCCTGcaggagaaaaacgaaaatttGCTACTCAACGAAAGGtatgataaaattattttcaatcagaaaaaagaaattaataaCTTGAAGAGCCATATATCCATACAAAACAAGGATAAAGAAATTCTGACAAAATATATCGACAACTATATCACTTATATAGAAAATTCCTATGAAAAGTATTGCCTTCTCAATACAGAGTATAAAAATTTAGAAGAGTTAGTCAAAgatttggaggaaaaaaataaaaatttgatgaTTCTTGTTAATGGTATAAATGCAGACATGGATGGGGATCCTTCCAAGGGATCTGAACTgaacaatgaaaataaagtaaaaaataaaaggaacaCCATAACGATGAACATTGATCATATGAAGTTAATCAAAAATGATATCAAAGATAAggacataaaaattatagaATTGGAGAGCAAAAATATGGAACTTGAAAAAACGATTCACAAGCTTAACGAAGAATTGGTCAAGAACAGAAAAGCGGAATACGAAGAAAGCGAGTCCTCCAAAATTAAGGACCTCTGCTTCGATTTGAAGGATATCTGCTCCAAACTAGAATTGGAattgaaagagaaaaattacataatAGAGGAACTCACCGAAAGGATAACGCAGGCAGACAAAAAAAGCAAGGATAATCAAGTCATCCTAGAATTGTCCGAATTTAgaattcaaaattttaatgatAATATGAAATATTACCAACAGAAAGTGGCTGAATTGGGTGATAAACTGCAAAAGAAGGAAGCTGAGGTGACTGTCTTTCACGAGTATAATGAACggttaaaggaggaaaaagaaaagatgacCTACGAGCAGATGAAACTGATAGAACGGGTGAACGAACTACAAGACGAAAATGATCATCTGAGGAATGAAGTAATGTTCCTAAGGAAGGAAGCTTCATTGAGTAAGAACCACCCAGATGGGAAAGATAAGGCTAACCCAAATGACAACCGCCTTATCAGCGCAGCCCTAGTGGTGGATGACAGTTCCTACGTGAATGAAAAATCCACGACTCACAACGATGAGCGGAGCTACCAGCATTCTGAGAACgaacagaaggaagagtCAAACGGCACCATGTATAAAGGAATTTTCAAATTCATACAACCTAAGAAGAACTGCTGTGATGACAAAGATCAACTAGGATTAAGAGTAAACAAATTGACCGACGAAAATTTGCTCCTcattaaggaaaatgaagaaatttttgaTAAACTTCAAACAGTGTCTAGCGAAAATGTAAAACTTAAAAACGACTGTATGTACTTCAAAGCGGATGCAGAAAAGTCCCTCTTCTATTtggaatatgaaaaaaaggaaaagctaaaatataaattattgctgaggcaaaataaacgaaaagggaaagagctCAAGAGAACatttaacaaaatgatgGGAACTATGAAGGATCTAGTtataagtgtaaaaaaaattgacaaggaaaataaaaaaaatgatataaataACTCCTTCTTTATATCCTCTTCGTCCGAAAATAATTCCAATGAGGAACTCCTCTCAGATAACGACAACACAAACACGCAGTTAATGGTGTCTTCAGTGGGGAAATCTAAAAAGAGTCTCAACAATACCAGTGTAGATGGTAAGCATAGCTTTTACAGCTTGTCGACCAAGGTTCCTAGAGCCTCGGAAAATGAACACGCAGATCGAGAAAGGGAATTCGAAGGAAGGAGTACACACCGCACACATAAGCATGAGAGAAAACACGCCAAGAGATACATGAAAATACGAATGCACAGATTCTCCATTTGCAGTAACTTTAAGATAAACGTGGACAAGTATAAGAAGGCGTGTAAGGAGGCGGAAGAGGGCTCCATGTTCTACCTCAAGGATACTGGTAGTGGCGACCTCCACTCGTTGGCAATTCAGCCGAAAGACGCCAAAGGTATAGATACGTTTTACTCCATCCCGAACAGCACTGACTCGAAGGTAATAAACGTATCAGaggagatgaagaagaaaaagaagagaaagggtAATAACTTTTCTATATTTCAGACTTCCAAAATGATCAACGATCTTAACTACATTAGAAGAAAGTACGATTCAAAGGTGAAGGAAACGTTAACCatgcaaagaaaattgatggagaatgagaaggaacTGAACGGCACGAATATAAAGTACGAAAATTTGTTGAATGAACACGATTCGCTCATTTCGCAGATTAAGGAAAGGACGGAAAAGCTAGTCAGcatcgaaaaaaattacaacctCCTATTTGAAAAGTACAGTGAAACACAGGACGAAATGAAGATGCACGAAAAGAAGACCCaggaaatttttaatgagTGTAACGAGTTAGTAgaatatatgaaaaagaaggaaaataaaattaaggaatTCGATgaacacttaaaaaaaatggaaataaaatacaaggaggaaaaggaaaaaaatgacattctCACAAAGGATAATGTCTCCTTAGATAATTTAAATGCCAAGTATAAGGAAGACATTGAATTgtataggaaaaaattggagagCATGCAAACTGAGTTAAAGTTGAGATTGTCCAAAATTGATGAGTTGGAGTTAATTCAGAAAAACTCCGAAAATGAAATGTTTTACCTAAAGTCAGCCACCTACAAATATGAAATAAATTTGAAGGAGGCCCATGACGAATTGAACCGAATTAACGAAGCGACTGTGAAGTTGCGGAAGGAAGTTAGCGAAAAGGAAGTTAATCTAAACATGTTAAAGGAGCAAATCTTAAACAGAGATTACTTCCTCTACAGCATAAACGAGTCactaaaaaggaaggaatactTTTACAAAAGCGTGAAGCAAAGAGTTCAGGGGTTCAATAAAACCTTTATAGAATTGTGCGAAAGCTTCGAAATGAGTGAAGTGAAAAAGTTCAATGAACTATATGAAGGCTTCGAATATAATGATGCCAGTTATAAGAAACATATGTTAAATTTTCAGCTGCATCTTAGAGATAAATTCGTAGACACCGTTGATGATATCGTCAAAACGGTGGATGCACTGAGCGAATTTAACCTGAAatatgaagaagagaaaaacgaGATGGCCAACAGAATTAAGGATCTAGAGAACAAactaaaaatgaagatgaacGAAAATAACGAACTGTACGAACAGTACGACAGAAACATGAAGAACGTCCTGCTTGAGCGAGATGAACGGATCGAAGATTGTCTCATTCTTTCAGAGgatgtaaaaaagaagaatcaaGAAATACACACACTTGTCAAGGAgttggaagagaaaaaccTCGAATTTAATGAAGTACATATGAAATGCACTTTCCTAAGCAATGAGGTAAAAAATTTAGAGGGGGCCAAAAttcatttgaaggaaaagttgAGGGAAATCGAATCAgaacaggaaaaacaaattgacttccttaaaaaggaaaatgattaTCTGAAGGAAGACATAGTTAGCATCAATAAGGTTATTAACAATTTGGAcgaagaaattgaaaagcTAAAAGGAACGGTAGACAATttaaaacaggaaaaatatgcCTATGAGAAGGAGGTAGAGAAATTGAGGGAAATTAttgatgaagagaaaagatTTAATGATATTTTGAAAGAAAACGAGCAAAACTTTATTCAAGAAATTAAGGAGGCGCACAAGTACGCTATCaacaaggaagaagaagttaacATGCTAAAACTGAACCACGAattagagaaaaagaaatatgttgATGAAATTgatcatttaaaaattaaaaacaaagaaatcCAGGATTCTGTGAAGAACCAACTAAAAATGGTCTCAGATTTAGAAGTGCAAATGCTGGAGTACAAAGTTCTTTTGGATAAAAACACCAGCATGAAAATGCTAGTGCAAGATTTGGAGAATAAAGTCGATGAACTTATCAAGGACAATGAAAAGTTGTGTATCGAtctgaagaaagaaaaacttatcagtgaagaaaaggaaaaaaatatcgtgGCACTAAATGAAGACGTCAAATTGTGTGAAACAAAAATTCATGAAAATGAAACGTTACTCCTAAAACTGAAAGACGAGAAGGATCAGCTCAATGAAGAAATATTCATCCTTAATGATATTAAAAAGAGCAAAGATTCTATTATAGAAGAATTGGAGAATAATCTGAGAAAAGCTGTTTTCGGTGATGTCAAACTGAACGAAATGGAAAGATCGCAACTGCAACATAAGGTATTCACCGAGGAGGACCTCGGCATTgcgaaggagaaggaggaagaagaactaGATTTTAACGACATTGTCAATTCTACTATGTGCATTTTTAACAATAACGGAAATCTGGGACCAAACCTAGGGAGTAGCAATAGGAATAAT contains the following coding sequences:
- a CDS encoding ATP-dependent zinc metalloprotease FTSH 1, putative; the encoded protein is MNSKYENGSFVSTGSDKNCDEENSALLQNKETAGMNERKSKKSNNDNRKYKYYENFFNKKRNKKWNYFMIFFLGICFGFAIWPFFMTIITYKLFYKDNFSSSNFNTSNSSASLKPYGNDRSKKGENGKVSIKDQSQKNSSPHFRPIRFEEIAGIDESKLELLEVVDFIRNREKYQEMGARMPKGVLLVGPPGSGKTMLARAVATEANVPYIYTSGPEFIEIYVGQGAKRIRQLFAHARSVAPSIVFIDEIDAIGGKRSSGSVNGAGQREHDQTLNQLLVEMDGFSNTVHIMVIGATNRIDTLDSALLRPGRFDRIVYVPLPDVNGRKRILEIYIKKIKSDLKAEDIDKIARLTPGFSGADLENVVNEATILATRNKKSVVSIGELFEARDKVSMGPERKSLRQSDHQRRITAYHEAGHAIVAYFLQPKTDPIHKATIISRGNALGYVEQIPVDDRHNYFKSQMEAKLAVCMGGRTAEEIVFGKSETSSGASSDISRATEIAYKMVTEWGMSDKLGPLNYKKRMGDGYSSNRLSAQTISTIEVEVKALVEKGKSLSEEILRRHRKELDNLAFALLDKETLSGEEIKKIIDPHNTRDYSEKMPVLSKGTKSDSTSSGTEDDKREKNSTRGEGSSTNEKPSSRSATNDRHGEKQVDEGTPREELKSSSRDDVFKSEDKRNEQEKHGHATSTDNSKIEILRKNAKNVVKKIKKKYAKDPNVKNKKILKVVNEHKPYDADRKVEGDNSQSKNHPNGLNGLNGQNGPVGEVDKRSYPKGLSPHGDNDNNVVKNMSEVFSKDFAFPYERNGDNENADFLKAKEMTLNNFKEAVDTSHIMNASEMRKFNIFEHNLSKLFLFDIFGS